From a region of the Litorilinea aerophila genome:
- a CDS encoding sensor histidine kinase, giving the protein MNPHVAMNVPLRRSLLGRLLAALCCVAFISVAGLGLAAYMSERSALRQQIYAQLIIIADFKKGFTALWLAERRADTQLLASNKLNQEHFSDLLSPATSSEEKASLLDSLVDSMHLLQQSRPGYSQIVMADVHGVIRAATDPTLIGQSIADDEAFIHTMAAPDGQYTQDLYLHPETGRPEMKFGHVMHAATANDVEPQPAVLGAVILTVDAEQSLFRLIDLGPGLGSTGETMLVRSEGDTTVFLNNTRFAPEAALNLRLRQGTPEAYLATLAANAVEGIQQATDYRGQEVLAAIRYIPQLQWGLVVKIDDNEILAPVYRLTFRLVMVAGVVIVLAVLVSWALARTLIKPLTQLVRATQAVASGDLRTPIAVQRQDELGALAGAFREMVTALDQRQRQLEAAHAEVAAFAEKNVELVQQLRELNASLEEKVAERTQELAAANARLRELDRLKSKFVSNVSHELRSPITSLRGFLELMKINPAKQEQYLALMNAQVDLLGRYIEEILELSRLEQQREHLVFAPLDFNPLVASVVATYQPQAEAAGLRLIFRPDPGPLQVRGNEEELAHLVVNLVANAVNYTPEGSITVITQADPGGVQFVVQDTGIGIPDEDLPHIFERFYRGQNAIQSQIRGTGLGLGIVKEIVQLHGGTIQVDSQVGRGTIFRVWLPSDPGPARRRQSMAAPTVDLKPGD; this is encoded by the coding sequence GTGAATCCTCATGTCGCCATGAACGTTCCGCTGCGCAGGAGTCTCCTGGGACGATTGTTGGCCGCGCTCTGTTGCGTGGCCTTTATCTCCGTGGCGGGGCTGGGCCTGGCCGCCTACATGAGCGAGCGCTCTGCCCTGCGCCAGCAGATCTACGCGCAGCTGATCATCATCGCCGACTTCAAGAAGGGGTTCACCGCCCTCTGGCTGGCAGAACGCCGGGCCGACACCCAACTTCTGGCCAGCAACAAACTCAACCAGGAACATTTCAGCGACCTTCTGTCACCCGCTACCTCGTCGGAAGAAAAAGCGAGCCTGCTGGATAGCCTGGTGGACAGCATGCACCTGCTGCAGCAATCCCGGCCCGGCTACAGCCAGATCGTCATGGCCGACGTCCACGGCGTCATCCGCGCCGCCACCGACCCCACCCTGATCGGCCAGTCCATCGCCGACGACGAAGCCTTCATCCACACCATGGCTGCCCCAGACGGCCAGTATACCCAGGATCTCTACCTCCACCCGGAAACGGGCCGGCCGGAAATGAAATTTGGCCATGTGATGCACGCGGCCACGGCCAACGACGTGGAGCCCCAGCCGGCGGTGTTGGGCGCCGTCATCCTCACCGTGGACGCGGAACAATCCCTCTTCCGGCTGATCGACCTGGGCCCCGGCCTGGGCTCCACCGGTGAAACCATGCTGGTACGCAGCGAAGGGGACACCACCGTCTTCCTCAACAACACCCGCTTTGCCCCGGAGGCCGCGCTCAACCTGCGCCTGCGCCAGGGCACGCCGGAAGCCTACCTGGCCACCCTGGCCGCCAACGCGGTGGAAGGCATCCAGCAGGCCACCGACTATCGGGGCCAGGAGGTCCTGGCCGCGATCCGCTACATTCCCCAGCTCCAATGGGGGCTGGTGGTGAAGATCGACGACAACGAGATTCTAGCGCCCGTCTACCGGCTGACCTTCCGCCTGGTCATGGTCGCGGGTGTCGTCATCGTGCTGGCCGTGCTGGTCTCCTGGGCCCTGGCCCGCACCCTGATCAAGCCCCTGACCCAGTTGGTGCGGGCTACCCAGGCGGTGGCCAGCGGCGACCTGCGCACCCCCATCGCGGTCCAGCGCCAGGATGAGCTCGGCGCGCTGGCCGGCGCCTTCCGGGAAATGGTCACCGCCCTGGATCAACGGCAGCGCCAGCTGGAGGCCGCCCACGCCGAGGTGGCGGCCTTTGCCGAGAAAAATGTGGAGCTGGTCCAGCAACTCCGGGAGCTGAACGCCAGCCTGGAGGAGAAGGTGGCGGAGCGCACCCAGGAGCTGGCCGCCGCCAACGCCCGGCTGCGGGAGCTGGACCGGCTGAAATCCAAGTTCGTCTCCAACGTCTCCCATGAGCTGCGCAGCCCCATCACCAGCCTGCGCGGTTTCCTGGAGCTGATGAAGATCAACCCGGCCAAGCAGGAGCAATATCTGGCGCTCATGAACGCCCAGGTGGATCTTCTGGGCCGTTACATCGAAGAGATCCTGGAGCTCTCCCGCCTGGAACAACAGCGGGAGCACCTGGTCTTCGCCCCGTTGGACTTCAACCCGCTGGTGGCCAGCGTGGTCGCCACCTACCAGCCCCAGGCAGAGGCCGCGGGCCTCCGCCTCATCTTCCGACCCGATCCGGGCCCCTTGCAGGTTCGGGGGAATGAAGAGGAGCTGGCCCACCTGGTGGTGAACCTGGTGGCCAATGCGGTCAACTATACGCCCGAAGGCAGCATCACTGTCATCACCCAGGCGGACCCGGGCGGCGTCCAGTTCGTGGTCCAGGACACGGGCATCGGCATACCGGACGAAGATCTCCCCCACATCTTCGAGCGCTTCTACCGGGGCCAGAACGCGATCCAGTCCCAGATCCGGGGTACCGGGCTGGGGCTGGGCATCGTCAAGGAGATCGTGCAGCTCCATGGCGGCACCATCCAGGTGGACAGCCAGGTGGGCCGGGGGACCATCTTCCGGGTATGGCTGCCCTCGGATCCTGGCCCGGCCCGGCGCAGGCAGTCCATGGCAGCACCGACCGTGGACTTGAAACCTGGGGACTGA
- a CDS encoding TlpA family protein disulfide reductase has protein sequence MWLHNRFSFWFNGPGSTLSGDVSAGALRLTLLLLALLLAACGAPAAGQGSAPAPAQEAQLSVADLPAGIGRGFPLASAEGVDNRQTGLNTGDLAPNFRMEWADGSVLELHSLQGHPVMLNFWATWCGPCRLEMPEIVRQAQAHPELVVLAINVQEKEEAVRRFAEEFEMEMPVARDESGSVRTLYQLRGMPTSIFIDREGRIAATWAGLLTPDHLDELLARILSS, from the coding sequence ATGTGGCTGCACAATCGTTTCAGCTTCTGGTTCAATGGGCCCGGCTCCACGCTGTCCGGCGATGTTTCGGCCGGCGCCCTTCGCCTGACCCTGTTGCTCCTGGCCCTGCTGCTGGCGGCCTGCGGAGCCCCCGCTGCTGGCCAGGGCTCCGCTCCTGCCCCTGCGCAAGAGGCCCAGCTATCCGTCGCCGACCTGCCCGCCGGTATCGGCCGGGGATTTCCCCTGGCCAGCGCCGAGGGGGTGGACAACCGCCAGACCGGCCTGAACACTGGCGACCTGGCCCCCAACTTCCGCATGGAGTGGGCCGACGGCAGCGTGCTTGAGCTCCATTCGCTGCAGGGGCACCCGGTGATGCTCAACTTCTGGGCCACCTGGTGCGGACCCTGCCGGCTGGAGATGCCGGAGATCGTCCGCCAGGCCCAGGCCCATCCGGAGCTGGTGGTCCTGGCCATCAACGTGCAGGAGAAGGAAGAAGCGGTCCGGCGCTTCGCCGAGGAATTCGAGATGGAGATGCCCGTGGCGCGGGACGAAAGTGGCAGCGTCCGCACCCTCTATCAACTGCGGGGCATGCCCACCAGCATCTTCATCGACCGGGAGGGCCGCATCGCCGCCACGTGGGCCGGGCTGCTGACCCCCGATCACCTGGATGAGCTGCTGGCGAGGATCCTCTCCTCGTGA
- a CDS encoding efflux RND transporter permease subunit — protein MNEMRWIVASSLKYRYLVVFLAAILMFFGIDQIRTMPVDVFPEFAPPRVEIQTPSLGLSSAEVEALVTVPLEEALAGTPGLDIMRSKSVEQLSSILLIFKPGTDLMEARQLVQERLALATPDLPTWASPPMMLPPLSSTARTLKIGISSDVYSLMDLSMITYWKIRQRLLQVPGVANVAIWGERIQMLQVQTDPNKLQEYGVPVHEVVQVTSDALDVGLIQYSDGSVVGTGGFIETPNQRISIRHVLPVITPADLANVPINQRVKADGTALRLGDVGQMVEDTWPMIGDAVVNDGPGLLLIVEKFPWANTVEVTKGVEAAIEEMRPGLAGIDIDTTIFRPATFVEVALDNLVNSLLLGAILVVIVLLLFLWDWRIAIISATIIPVTAVITLLILAQFGTTLNVMVLAGLVIAIGAVVDDAIVDVENIVRRLRQHRREGSTLPTSTIVLDSSLEVRSAIVNASVIEMTSLLPVFFMEGLSGAFFKPLAQAYVVATLVSPLVAMTVTPALILILLDNAPVRERISPIIPWLHRIYDALLSRSLKVPSLAYAATVVILGAGIVIYPLLGQELLPSFKERDFLMHWLTKPGTSHPEMVRISTLACQELRTIPGVRNCGSHIGQALLMDEVYGIYFGENWVSVDPSVDYDETLAKIQAMVDGYPGLYRDVQTYLKERIREVLTGSSHPVVIRIYGEDLDVLRAKAAEVEHELSEIPGLTDLHVEFLVDIPQLEIQVDLAKAQAYGLKPGDVRRAAAYLVAGEEAGDIHTVSRTYDVQVWSMPEYRDSLTDIYDLLIDTPDGRKVRLIEVADIQVKPIPNAINRERLARRINIEADVKGRDLGSVVADVRHALEEIDFPHGYHPELIGEYAERQAASRRILITGIIAAFVIFFLLRVSLGTWRLAAMSFLSLPMAMVGGVLAAFFFSAGVLSLGSLVGFLTILGVAARNGIMLISHYQHLEEFEGETFGLGLVIRGARERIAPIMMTALTAGLALVPLAITGNLPGHEIEHPMAIVILGGLVTSTLVNLFIVPALYLRFGGPGRHSNLQAAG, from the coding sequence ATGAATGAAATGCGCTGGATCGTTGCTTCGAGTCTGAAATATCGGTACCTGGTGGTGTTTCTGGCCGCCATCCTGATGTTCTTCGGCATCGACCAGATCCGCACCATGCCGGTGGACGTCTTCCCCGAATTCGCGCCACCGCGGGTCGAAATTCAGACGCCCAGCCTGGGCCTCTCCTCGGCGGAGGTGGAGGCCCTGGTCACCGTCCCCCTGGAGGAGGCCCTGGCCGGCACGCCGGGATTGGATATCATGCGCTCTAAATCGGTGGAGCAGCTTTCTTCCATCCTCCTCATCTTCAAACCGGGGACGGACCTGATGGAGGCCCGCCAGCTGGTGCAGGAACGCCTGGCCCTGGCCACGCCGGACCTGCCCACCTGGGCCAGCCCGCCCATGATGTTGCCGCCCCTCTCCTCCACCGCCCGGACGCTCAAGATCGGCATCTCGTCTGATGTCTACTCCCTGATGGATCTCTCCATGATCACCTACTGGAAGATCCGCCAGCGGCTGTTGCAGGTGCCCGGCGTCGCCAACGTGGCCATCTGGGGCGAACGGATCCAGATGCTCCAGGTGCAGACCGATCCCAACAAGCTCCAGGAATACGGGGTCCCCGTCCATGAAGTGGTCCAGGTCACATCGGACGCCCTGGATGTAGGCCTGATCCAATACTCCGACGGTTCGGTGGTCGGCACAGGTGGCTTCATCGAGACGCCCAATCAGCGGATCTCCATTCGCCATGTCTTGCCCGTGATCACCCCGGCCGACCTGGCCAACGTGCCCATCAACCAGCGGGTCAAGGCAGACGGCACGGCCCTGCGGTTGGGCGACGTGGGCCAGATGGTGGAGGATACCTGGCCCATGATCGGGGATGCCGTGGTCAACGACGGCCCGGGCCTGCTCCTCATCGTGGAGAAATTCCCCTGGGCCAACACCGTGGAGGTGACCAAGGGGGTAGAGGCCGCCATCGAGGAGATGCGACCGGGCCTGGCCGGAATCGACATCGACACCACCATCTTCCGGCCCGCCACCTTCGTGGAGGTGGCGCTGGACAACCTGGTCAACTCCCTGCTCCTGGGGGCCATCCTGGTGGTGATTGTCCTGCTCCTCTTCCTGTGGGACTGGCGCATCGCCATCATCAGCGCCACCATCATCCCGGTGACCGCGGTGATCACCCTGCTGATCCTCGCCCAGTTCGGCACCACCCTCAACGTGATGGTCCTGGCCGGCCTGGTCATTGCCATCGGCGCGGTGGTGGACGACGCCATCGTGGATGTGGAGAACATCGTGCGGCGCCTCCGCCAGCACCGGCGGGAAGGCAGCACCCTGCCCACGTCCACCATCGTGCTGGATTCGTCGCTGGAGGTGCGCAGCGCCATCGTCAACGCCTCGGTCATCGAGATGACCAGCCTGTTGCCGGTCTTTTTCATGGAGGGCCTCTCCGGCGCCTTCTTCAAACCCCTGGCTCAGGCCTACGTGGTGGCGACCCTGGTCTCCCCCCTGGTGGCCATGACCGTGACGCCGGCGCTGATCTTAATCCTGCTGGACAACGCGCCGGTGCGGGAACGGATTTCGCCCATTATCCCCTGGCTCCACCGCATCTACGACGCCCTGTTGAGCCGCAGCCTGAAGGTGCCCAGCCTGGCCTACGCCGCCACAGTCGTCATTCTGGGCGCCGGCATCGTGATCTATCCGCTCCTGGGGCAGGAACTGCTGCCCTCGTTCAAAGAGCGGGACTTCCTGATGCACTGGTTGACCAAACCGGGGACCTCCCACCCGGAGATGGTGCGGATCTCCACCCTGGCCTGCCAGGAGCTGCGCACCATTCCGGGGGTGCGCAACTGCGGCTCCCACATCGGCCAGGCGCTGCTGATGGACGAGGTCTATGGCATCTACTTCGGGGAGAACTGGGTCAGCGTGGATCCGTCAGTGGACTACGATGAGACCCTGGCCAAGATCCAGGCGATGGTGGATGGCTATCCCGGACTCTACCGGGATGTGCAAACCTACCTGAAGGAACGCATCCGGGAAGTGTTGACCGGCTCCAGCCATCCCGTGGTCATCCGGATTTACGGTGAAGATCTGGATGTGCTGCGGGCCAAGGCGGCGGAGGTGGAGCACGAACTGTCGGAAATCCCGGGTCTCACCGATCTCCACGTGGAATTTCTGGTGGACATTCCCCAGTTGGAAATTCAGGTGGATCTGGCCAAAGCCCAGGCCTACGGTCTGAAACCAGGAGACGTCCGGCGGGCCGCGGCCTATCTGGTGGCCGGTGAAGAAGCCGGCGACATCCACACCGTCAGCCGCACCTACGATGTACAGGTGTGGAGCATGCCCGAATACCGGGACAGCCTGACCGACATTTACGATCTGCTGATCGACACACCCGACGGCAGAAAGGTCCGCCTGATCGAAGTGGCCGACATCCAGGTGAAACCCATTCCCAACGCCATCAACCGGGAGCGGCTGGCCCGGCGGATCAACATCGAGGCAGATGTGAAGGGGCGGGATCTGGGGTCCGTGGTGGCGGACGTCCGGCACGCCCTGGAAGAGATCGACTTTCCCCACGGCTATCACCCAGAGCTCATCGGCGAGTATGCGGAGCGCCAGGCGGCCAGCCGGCGGATTCTCATCACGGGCATCATCGCGGCCTTCGTGATCTTCTTCCTCTTGCGGGTTTCTCTGGGCACCTGGCGCCTGGCGGCCATGTCCTTCCTGAGCCTGCCCATGGCCATGGTGGGGGGTGTCCTGGCCGCGTTCTTCTTCAGTGCCGGGGTTCTCTCCCTGGGTTCGCTGGTGGGGTTCCTGACCATCCTGGGCGTGGCGGCCCGCAACGGCATCATGCTCATCAGCCACTACCAGCACCTGGAAGAGTTTGAAGGGGAGACCTTTGGCCTGGGCCTGGTGATCCGCGGGGCCCGGGAACGCATCGCCCCCATCATGATGACCGCGCTGACCGCGGGCCTGGCCCTGGTGCCCCTGGCCATCACCGGCAACCTGCCCGGCCACGAAATCGAACATCCCATGGCCATCGTCATCCTGGGCGGCCTGGTGACATCCACCCTGGTCAACCTCTTTATCGTGCCGGCCCTCTACCTGCGTTTTGGGGGGCCAGGCCGCCACAGCAATCTCCAGGCGGCCGGCTAG
- a CDS encoding efflux RND transporter permease subunit, with protein sequence MMRWLIGVSLRLRFLILVFAAVLLLGGIVQLREMPIDIYPEFDPPLVEVQTEALGLSAEEMEALITVPLEADLLNGVAWLDQIYSESVAGMSSILLVFEPGTDPIRARQMVQERLTQTFALPNVSSPPTMLQPLSTSSRVMMVGLSSNQLSLVQMGVLARWNIKPRLMGVPGVANVAIWGHRDRQLQVLIDPATLQEKGVTIQQIIETTGEALWVSPLSYLESSTPGTAGWIDTPNQRLSIRHELPISSAEDLGKVAVVDHEGLLLEDVARVVEDHQPLIGDALLDEGPGLLLVIEKFPGANTLEVTRGVEEALAAMRPGLTGIEIDTTIFRPATYLEQAARNVSVLLLIGIVLLALVLGAFFFQWRTALASLIVIPLSLAAAGLILYLRGTTFNAMTLAGFVVALGAIIDNAVVDTENIARRVHQHRQSGDAGARLPVVLEATLEMRGPLIFALLIILAAVAPIFLIPGLAGSFIRPLTVSFILALLTSLGVALLITPALTMLLLSDLGRTTVRPTFASPVVQRLQERYRRLLSQTVRARYLGFGLAAVLILAGLIALPFLDVSLVPTFKQTDLTIYWKAAPGTSRAEMSRITAQVRQELHAIPGVESFGTHMGRAITGDAIVDVDSGEIWVSISPEVNYEATVAAIRNVTSGYPGLISEVRTYEPKRMKEALLGPGHDLVVRLYGHDLELLNTQAEKVQQAIANINGIARADVDRQNVRPQVEIEVRLPEAERYQVKPGDVRRQATTLISGLRVGNLYEENKVFDVVVWGEPQLRDSLTDLHALPIYTSRGYVPLQELADVRIVPSPTVIRRDVVSRFVDVGIAVEGRNPAVVAADIRDRIKGMEFPLEYHAEVLGASDVEQITWRRLWGMVLAAAVGIFLLMQAAFNSWRMALVTFVTLPMALAGGVLAALLGGGALSLGALFAFLTVLGLAVRQVMVLIRHLQNLEDQEGEPFGPELVLRGARERLAPILMTSLGTIVLMLPFVLAGDIAGNEVIRPMAIVILGGTITSMLFSLVVIPNLYLRYGARPEPVQAAARWQEQPGYNA encoded by the coding sequence ATGATGCGCTGGCTGATTGGTGTAAGTTTGCGACTTCGCTTTCTGATCCTCGTCTTCGCCGCGGTATTGCTGCTGGGGGGCATCGTCCAACTGCGGGAGATGCCCATCGATATTTACCCCGAGTTCGACCCGCCTCTGGTGGAAGTCCAGACGGAAGCCCTGGGCCTCTCGGCAGAGGAGATGGAAGCCCTGATCACCGTCCCGCTGGAGGCAGATCTCCTGAATGGGGTGGCCTGGCTGGACCAGATCTACTCCGAATCTGTCGCCGGCATGTCCTCCATTCTCCTGGTATTTGAACCGGGTACTGATCCCATTCGGGCCCGGCAGATGGTCCAGGAGCGACTCACCCAAACGTTCGCGCTGCCCAACGTTTCCAGCCCGCCCACCATGCTCCAACCCCTCTCGACCAGCAGCCGGGTGATGATGGTGGGCCTCTCCTCGAACCAACTCTCTCTCGTCCAGATGGGGGTGCTGGCCCGCTGGAACATCAAACCCCGGCTCATGGGCGTACCTGGTGTGGCCAATGTGGCCATCTGGGGGCATCGGGATCGCCAACTCCAGGTCCTGATCGATCCGGCCACCCTGCAGGAAAAGGGCGTCACCATCCAGCAGATCATCGAGACCACGGGCGAAGCTCTGTGGGTCTCTCCCCTGAGCTACCTGGAGTCTTCCACCCCGGGCACCGCCGGCTGGATCGACACCCCCAACCAGCGGCTCAGCATCCGACATGAGCTGCCCATCTCCTCGGCCGAGGATCTGGGCAAGGTCGCCGTGGTAGACCACGAAGGGCTCCTGCTGGAGGACGTGGCCCGGGTGGTGGAGGATCATCAGCCCCTGATCGGAGATGCCCTTCTGGATGAAGGGCCTGGCCTGCTCCTGGTCATTGAAAAGTTTCCGGGGGCCAACACCCTGGAAGTGACCCGGGGAGTCGAAGAGGCGCTGGCGGCCATGCGCCCCGGCCTGACCGGCATCGAGATCGACACCACCATCTTCCGGCCGGCCACCTACCTGGAGCAGGCCGCCAGGAACGTGAGCGTTCTGCTGCTGATCGGGATCGTCCTCCTGGCGCTGGTGCTGGGCGCATTCTTCTTCCAATGGCGCACCGCCCTGGCCAGCCTGATCGTCATCCCCCTCTCCCTGGCCGCGGCCGGCCTGATCCTCTACCTGCGGGGCACCACTTTCAACGCCATGACCCTGGCGGGCTTTGTGGTCGCCCTGGGTGCCATCATTGACAATGCCGTCGTCGACACGGAAAACATCGCCCGACGTGTCCACCAACATCGCCAATCCGGCGATGCCGGGGCCCGCCTGCCCGTGGTGCTGGAGGCCACCCTGGAGATGCGCGGCCCCCTGATCTTCGCCCTCTTGATCATCCTGGCGGCGGTGGCCCCCATCTTTCTCATTCCGGGACTGGCCGGCTCCTTCATTCGGCCCCTGACCGTCTCCTTCATCCTGGCCCTTCTCACCTCCCTGGGGGTCGCGCTGCTGATCACGCCAGCCCTGACCATGCTGCTGCTCTCGGATCTGGGGCGGACAACGGTGCGGCCGACCTTCGCGTCGCCTGTGGTCCAGCGGCTGCAGGAGCGCTACCGGCGCCTCCTCAGCCAGACGGTGCGGGCGCGCTACCTGGGCTTCGGCCTGGCGGCCGTCCTGATCCTGGCGGGCCTGATCGCGCTGCCTTTCCTGGACGTCTCCCTCGTTCCCACCTTCAAACAGACGGACCTGACCATCTACTGGAAGGCAGCACCCGGCACATCCCGCGCCGAAATGAGCCGCATCACCGCACAGGTTCGCCAGGAACTCCACGCCATCCCCGGTGTGGAGAGCTTCGGGACCCACATGGGGCGGGCCATTACCGGCGACGCCATCGTCGATGTGGATTCCGGCGAGATCTGGGTCAGCATCAGCCCGGAGGTCAACTACGAAGCCACCGTGGCGGCCATCCGCAACGTCACCAGCGGCTACCCGGGCCTGATCAGCGAGGTGCGCACCTACGAGCCCAAGCGCATGAAAGAGGCCCTGCTGGGGCCTGGCCACGATCTGGTGGTACGCCTCTATGGCCACGATCTGGAGCTGCTCAACACCCAGGCAGAGAAGGTACAACAGGCCATCGCCAACATCAACGGCATTGCCCGGGCGGACGTTGACCGCCAAAACGTCCGGCCCCAGGTGGAGATCGAGGTGAGGCTGCCCGAGGCAGAACGCTACCAGGTCAAGCCTGGCGACGTCCGCCGCCAGGCCACTACCCTGATCTCTGGCCTGCGGGTGGGCAACCTCTACGAGGAGAACAAGGTGTTCGACGTGGTGGTGTGGGGCGAACCGCAACTGCGGGACAGCCTGACAGACCTCCATGCATTGCCCATCTACACCTCCCGGGGCTATGTGCCACTGCAGGAGCTGGCTGATGTCCGCATCGTGCCCAGCCCCACGGTGATCCGGCGGGATGTGGTCTCTCGCTTCGTGGATGTGGGCATCGCCGTAGAGGGTCGAAATCCGGCCGTCGTGGCGGCGGACATCCGTGACCGCATCAAGGGCATGGAGTTCCCCCTGGAATATCACGCCGAAGTGTTGGGCGCCTCGGACGTGGAGCAGATCACCTGGCGCCGCCTCTGGGGGATGGTACTGGCCGCGGCGGTCGGCATCTTCCTGCTCATGCAGGCGGCCTTCAATAGCTGGCGAATGGCCCTGGTGACCTTTGTGACGCTGCCCATGGCCCTGGCCGGCGGCGTCCTGGCGGCGCTCCTGGGCGGAGGAGCCCTATCCCTGGGCGCGCTCTTCGCCTTTCTGACGGTGCTGGGCCTGGCTGTCCGCCAGGTGATGGTGCTCATCCGGCATCTCCAAAATCTGGAGGACCAGGAGGGCGAGCCCTTCGGGCCAGAGCTGGTGCTACGGGGGGCGCGGGAGCGGTTGGCGCCCATCCTGATGACATCCCTGGGAACCATCGTCTTGATGCTCCCCTTCGTACTGGCCGGAGACATCGCCGGCAATGAGGTGATCCGCCCCATGGCCATTGTCATCCTGGGCGGTACCATCACGTCCATGCTCTTCAGCCTGGTGGTGATCCCCAACCTCTACCTGCGCTACGGGGCCCGGCCAGAACCGGTCCAGGCTGCCGCCCGGTGGCAGGAGCAGCCAGGTTACAACGCCTGA
- a CDS encoding sugar transferase has translation MTYQADDSSKSKLLVPKPLEPESKPMMRLTPTNRLRPLAFVRLLDALWRHLRESTGRYRSPLSERWLLLVVVDSLCVVAATWLAERTAPAFISTPGLLWRWFPVLLAGWWCLAYVNNLYDVPSSGDGRAGVARGMASVGLGLALYMAIRVSLGYPWLDLFGLYFAAIFLILILAWRLTYAGLSNRLFAPHRILVVGLNDQRRLLDPLHKPAARLNFEIVGAVGEQEAEDPDGQVPYLGPMKRLPELIQTLDIHEVVVNVTQPLTPDLFDLLISCQGEGIQVTWMADLYARLNYCIPIEHIRPWWALDALQGRPLFSRTQLVGKRCLDLALVLLGLPMLLLLMPIIALAIRLDSPGPIFYRQTRVGRGGRLFSIFKFRTMVPNAEQPGAPQWATKDDKRITRVGRFLRTTHLDELPQIFNILRGEMSFVGPRPERPEFVEKLEREIPFYRTRLLVKPGLTGWAQIHYDYGNSVEDAMIKLQFDFHYIRHWSLWKDVYILFRTLVVVIQRKGT, from the coding sequence ATGACTTATCAGGCAGATGACTCCTCCAAATCCAAGCTGCTGGTACCCAAGCCGTTGGAACCTGAATCCAAGCCGATGATGCGGTTGACGCCGACGAACCGGCTGAGGCCGTTGGCCTTCGTGCGCCTGTTGGACGCCTTATGGCGTCACCTGCGCGAGAGCACCGGTCGCTACCGTTCGCCCCTCTCAGAACGCTGGCTGCTGCTGGTGGTGGTGGACAGCCTCTGTGTGGTGGCGGCAACCTGGCTGGCTGAGCGGACAGCGCCGGCGTTCATCTCGACGCCCGGTCTGCTCTGGCGATGGTTTCCCGTCCTGTTGGCAGGCTGGTGGTGCCTGGCCTATGTCAATAACCTGTATGATGTGCCCTCCTCCGGGGATGGGCGGGCAGGCGTCGCGCGGGGGATGGCGAGCGTTGGCCTGGGCCTTGCCCTGTACATGGCGATCCGCGTCTCCCTGGGTTACCCCTGGCTGGATCTCTTTGGACTCTACTTCGCGGCCATCTTCCTGATTCTGATCCTGGCCTGGCGCCTGACCTATGCGGGGCTATCCAACCGTCTCTTTGCCCCCCATCGCATCCTGGTGGTCGGCCTGAACGATCAAAGGCGGCTGTTAGACCCTCTGCATAAGCCAGCGGCGCGCCTGAATTTCGAGATCGTGGGCGCTGTGGGCGAGCAGGAGGCAGAGGACCCTGACGGACAGGTGCCGTACTTGGGGCCGATGAAGAGGCTGCCGGAGCTGATCCAAACCCTGGACATTCATGAAGTAGTGGTTAATGTCACACAGCCCCTGACCCCGGACCTGTTTGACCTGCTGATTTCCTGTCAGGGTGAAGGTATCCAGGTCACCTGGATGGCCGACCTCTACGCCCGGTTGAATTATTGCATCCCCATTGAGCACATCCGGCCCTGGTGGGCATTGGATGCCCTCCAAGGGCGCCCCCTGTTTAGCCGTACACAACTTGTGGGCAAACGCTGCCTGGATCTGGCGCTGGTGCTTTTGGGGCTGCCCATGCTGCTCCTGCTCATGCCCATCATTGCCCTGGCCATCCGCCTCGATTCCCCCGGCCCCATCTTCTACCGCCAGACCCGGGTGGGGCGTGGTGGTAGGCTTTTCTCTATTTTCAAGTTTCGCACCATGGTCCCGAACGCCGAGCAACCCGGTGCCCCCCAATGGGCGACAAAGGATGACAAGCGCATCACCCGGGTGGGCCGTTTCTTACGCACAACCCACCTGGATGAATTGCCGCAAATCTTCAATATCCTGCGCGGCGAGATGAGTTTTGTGGGCCCCCGGCCAGAGCGTCCTGAATTTGTGGAGAAGCTGGAACGGGAGATTCCCTTCTATCGGACCCGGCTGCTGGTCAAACCCGGCTTGACCGGCTGGGCCCAGATTCACTACGACTACGGCAACTCTGTAGAAGACGCCATGATTAAGCTGCAGTTCGACTTCCACTACATTCGCCACTGGTCCCTGTGGAAGGACGTCTACATTCTGTTTCGTACCCTGGTCGTGGTGATCCAGCGCAAAGGCACCTGA